A portion of the Stigmatella aurantiaca DW4/3-1 genome contains these proteins:
- a CDS encoding TadE/TadG family type IV pilus assembly protein: protein MLRKRTRPADPQSGQAMVEAALTLPLTVFLILGTLQFFLLLQARLLTEYAAFRAVRTGSVKHGDCEAMTHAAIAALLPAFTRTDSARRLGEAFYAHKDNLYQPQKDSGHSGAIVWISRERPLRAELREDEEESFDDPARYTRMADVVRLEARLIFWFPMRIPFANWVLGRMILADMGLRNYNHVNPLMPTQVAQWTRQTAFSLEEALGAEMLQRADRKEYVFPLQANYSMRMMTPPRPQHFQTQNCAPAPGTP from the coding sequence ATGTTGAGGAAGAGGACGCGTCCCGCGGACCCCCAATCCGGTCAGGCGATGGTGGAGGCGGCGCTGACGCTTCCGCTGACGGTGTTCCTCATCCTCGGCACGCTCCAGTTCTTCCTGCTGCTCCAGGCGCGGCTGCTGACGGAGTACGCGGCGTTCCGCGCGGTGCGCACCGGCAGCGTCAAGCACGGGGACTGCGAGGCGATGACCCACGCGGCCATTGCGGCGCTGCTGCCAGCGTTCACCCGGACCGACTCCGCGCGCCGGCTCGGGGAGGCCTTCTACGCCCACAAGGACAACCTGTACCAGCCGCAGAAGGACTCGGGGCACAGCGGCGCCATCGTGTGGATCTCCCGCGAGCGCCCCCTGCGCGCCGAGCTGCGCGAGGACGAGGAAGAGTCCTTCGATGATCCGGCCCGCTACACCCGCATGGCGGACGTGGTGCGCCTGGAGGCGCGCCTCATCTTCTGGTTTCCCATGCGGATTCCCTTCGCCAACTGGGTCCTGGGCCGGATGATCCTCGCGGACATGGGGCTGCGCAATTACAACCACGTCAATCCGCTCATGCCCACCCAGGTGGCCCAGTGGACGCGCCAGACGGCCTTCTCCCTGGAGGAGGCCCTGGGCGCGGAGATGCTCCAGCGCGCCGATCGGAAAGAATACGTCTTCCCCCTCCAAGCCAACTACTCCATGCGGATGATGACCCCGCCCCGCCCCCAGCACTTCCAGACACAGAACTGCGCGCCCGCGCCGGGGACGCCATGA
- a CDS encoding pilus assembly protein TadG-related protein gives MSFSLRSRGQALVLLCLTMLLITLMVCLTLSFSMRVREKMEAQSVADLAAYSGAVATARTFNSIALMRRAQTGHLVAASATMSLISWTSMMRANLNVARSALQPCPAAVEALRTLNEQNAEIELKWHEMDARAGVQAYNIHLLGGHLGSMQGMMFEQLKESVGGGRNSFTQQMADMASKGSRFPGELHAGLTPVSVGELVYATSAGYDHALDMAMATRGHEFITRRQGLPEFNGTQGILGALSAAGGQLRVIRGGGSAYWGKTRGHGGRADSPYFTWAEDHALVEVTFPGCAPLRTNAWAFVKATDFQDETDEHAWSSPVPGIGKEDPGLEKQYRHTLLPCWPRRYCPSTFIGGMAYNTGDQEDGNVWAQPKIFALAQRDYKVRGSASDPWNLRFNFHFSPEGSSAFDNHGLELADGTDISVQSALATGLAYYHRRGHWNEPPNLWNPFWRATLVSADIDSGGNLLRGGTDVPDTVGAPGASAFEQLIRAGYKGVH, from the coding sequence ATGAGCTTCTCCTTGCGCTCGCGAGGCCAGGCCCTGGTGCTCCTGTGCCTGACGATGTTGCTCATCACGCTGATGGTCTGCCTGACGCTGTCCTTCTCGATGCGCGTGCGCGAGAAGATGGAGGCCCAGAGCGTGGCGGACCTGGCGGCCTACAGCGGCGCGGTGGCCACCGCGCGCACCTTCAACAGCATTGCCCTCATGCGCCGGGCGCAGACCGGCCACCTGGTGGCCGCGTCCGCGACGATGAGCCTCATCAGCTGGACCAGCATGATGCGCGCCAACCTCAACGTCGCCCGCAGCGCGCTCCAGCCCTGTCCCGCCGCCGTCGAGGCCTTGAGGACCTTGAACGAGCAGAACGCGGAGATTGAACTGAAGTGGCACGAGATGGACGCGCGGGCCGGGGTGCAGGCCTACAACATCCACCTGCTGGGCGGCCACCTGGGCAGCATGCAGGGCATGATGTTCGAGCAGCTGAAGGAGTCCGTCGGCGGGGGGCGGAACTCCTTCACCCAGCAGATGGCGGACATGGCCTCGAAGGGCAGCCGCTTTCCAGGCGAGCTGCACGCGGGCCTCACGCCCGTGTCCGTGGGCGAGTTGGTGTACGCCACCTCCGCTGGCTACGACCACGCCCTCGACATGGCGATGGCCACCCGGGGCCACGAGTTCATCACCCGCCGCCAGGGCCTGCCGGAGTTCAATGGCACCCAGGGCATCCTGGGGGCGCTGAGCGCGGCCGGCGGTCAGTTGCGCGTCATCCGCGGGGGCGGGAGCGCCTACTGGGGCAAGACGCGAGGCCACGGAGGACGGGCCGACTCCCCCTACTTCACCTGGGCGGAGGACCACGCCTTGGTGGAAGTGACCTTCCCGGGCTGTGCCCCCCTGCGCACGAATGCCTGGGCATTCGTGAAGGCGACGGACTTTCAGGACGAGACCGACGAGCACGCGTGGAGCTCTCCCGTGCCGGGGATTGGCAAGGAGGATCCGGGCCTGGAGAAGCAGTACCGGCACACGCTCTTGCCCTGCTGGCCGAGGCGCTATTGCCCGAGCACCTTCATCGGGGGCATGGCGTACAACACGGGCGACCAGGAGGACGGGAACGTCTGGGCCCAGCCGAAAATCTTCGCGCTCGCCCAGCGGGACTACAAGGTCCGCGGGAGCGCGAGCGACCCCTGGAACCTGCGGTTCAACTTCCACTTCTCGCCAGAGGGCAGCAGCGCGTTCGACAACCACGGCCTGGAGCTGGCCGATGGCACGGACATCAGCGTGCAGTCCGCGCTGGCCACCGGGCTGGCCTATTACCACCGGCGCGGGCACTGGAACGAGCCGCCCAACCTCTGGAATCCCTTCTGGCGCGCCACCCTCGTCTCGGCGGACATCGATTCAGGCGGCAACCTGCTGCGGGGCGGCACGGATGTTCCGGACACCGTGGGAGCCCCGGGGGCCTCGGCCTTCGAGCAGCTCATCCGGGCGGGCTACAAGGGGGTGCACTGA
- a CDS encoding TadE family protein, with amino-acid sequence MAALRPSPRGQSVVELAVGLIVFITVMMFGIHFAEVGYLSLKVHEAAVSPLWDSTAFRVHRMQHQPDNIGDFSTFPSIAPWVMSDANLRYRDFDGRSSTSGDRDQVSHVFTRIDGMQVRCERDDEVEFDLPRSQMPALRSPRAGDWGYYPPGQDVGAATDSVLDEIYENVGGISCTAEAHVEGLSTLPTTFLEGTKGFFQAPHSVKLEMKACAAGRTEGGVCKGRYGILLGDYGFSDADLSGHCPLQPEMPDVPCAENRAFYYAARKVFDQAGRAAGNASSEFAEFFVGYSPIDENSFFMSYRGEEDGYIERNTPPGESQDERDRPRNTGGIDHKPEAIRRNSNQCFLGLSKC; translated from the coding sequence ATGGCCGCGCTCCGTCCGAGTCCCCGGGGCCAGTCCGTCGTGGAACTGGCGGTGGGCCTCATCGTCTTCATCACCGTGATGATGTTCGGCATCCACTTCGCCGAGGTGGGCTACCTGTCGCTCAAGGTGCACGAGGCGGCGGTCTCTCCGCTCTGGGACAGCACGGCGTTCCGGGTGCACCGCATGCAGCACCAGCCGGACAACATCGGCGACTTCAGCACCTTCCCCTCCATCGCGCCGTGGGTGATGAGCGATGCGAACCTGCGCTACCGGGACTTCGACGGGCGCAGCTCCACCTCGGGGGACCGCGATCAGGTGTCCCACGTCTTCACCCGGATCGACGGCATGCAGGTGCGGTGCGAGCGGGACGATGAGGTGGAGTTCGATCTGCCCCGCAGCCAGATGCCCGCCCTGAGGTCGCCCCGGGCGGGAGACTGGGGCTACTACCCTCCCGGCCAGGACGTGGGGGCGGCGACGGACAGCGTGCTCGATGAAATCTACGAGAACGTGGGGGGGATCAGCTGCACGGCGGAAGCCCATGTCGAGGGGCTGTCCACCTTGCCCACCACCTTCCTGGAAGGCACGAAGGGCTTTTTCCAGGCCCCGCACTCCGTGAAGCTGGAGATGAAGGCATGCGCGGCGGGCCGGACCGAGGGCGGTGTGTGCAAGGGCCGCTACGGCATCCTCCTGGGGGACTACGGCTTCTCCGATGCCGACTTGAGTGGGCACTGCCCCTTGCAGCCCGAGATGCCAGACGTGCCCTGCGCCGAGAACCGGGCCTTCTATTACGCGGCCCGGAAGGTGTTCGATCAGGCGGGCCGCGCCGCGGGCAATGCCTCCTCCGAGTTCGCCGAGTTCTTCGTCGGCTACAGCCCCATCGACGAGAACAGCTTCTTCATGAGCTACCGCGGCGAGGAGGATGGCTACATCGAGCGGAACACGCCGCCCGGTGAGTCCCAGGATGAGCGGGA